In a single window of the Pseudogemmatithrix spongiicola genome:
- a CDS encoding 3-hydroxyacyl-CoA dehydrogenase/enoyl-CoA hydratase family protein — MRITKVGVIGAGAMGAGIAALAASAGLPVVLLDIPGHDDPTHPDRSKPAREGLDRVRKAKPAAFMDASAASRITTGNTADHLALLADCSWICEAIIEKPAPKQELFAKLESLAPDAIVTSNTSGIPMAILLEGRSKRFRERFLGTHYFNPPRYMHLLELIPTPETHDEVLSSIRHFQERILGKGIVLAKDVPGFVANRLGVHGMVVAGRLMVKHELSIPAVDTLTGALIGRAKTATFRTGDLSGLDVLVHVTAGLSQTTGEDLALVPFVHELVKQGRLGDKTRQGFYKKDKQDILALDWKTLEYQNVGRYTTDAIDAILKKPLTERLRAARDLPGKDGDFLRELLVEQCHYACTLAPELAFDLAAIDRAMEWGYGWELGPFKAMDAFGLDWLRSAIQQQGKSVPDLLARAGNAFYADVNGSTLVPSLGENNRVAVPAIPGQIALGHLRRAGKVVRENAEARVIDLGHDVACLEFCGKMNTLGVGVMDLAEWALDYGVKNGLAGLVIGNDDPRTFTAGANLAGPRQLLEKGDWKSLEMLTKRFQDTVMSFRFAPIPVVAAPFGLTLGGGCEISLHCDRIQAHAELYMGLVEVGVGLIPGGGGTKELAFRFTNALAPYEEADAFEGLKRAFKLIALAQTSTSAHEARSMGFLRPIADRITMNRDVLIADAKARVLDLAPDYVAPTMRKMTSMGRAAVANLDYALWSFKEAGQASDHDLRIGHEVAVILAGGDGPPREVTEQDLLDLERDAFLRLLGTKETQARIAHTLTTGKPLRN, encoded by the coding sequence ATCGGCGCCGGCGCCATGGGAGCCGGGATCGCCGCCCTCGCGGCCTCCGCCGGACTCCCCGTCGTCCTGCTCGACATCCCGGGCCACGACGACCCCACACACCCCGACCGCTCCAAGCCCGCCCGCGAGGGGCTCGATCGGGTACGCAAGGCGAAGCCTGCCGCCTTCATGGACGCCAGCGCCGCGTCTCGCATCACCACCGGCAACACCGCCGACCACCTCGCGCTGCTCGCCGACTGCTCCTGGATCTGCGAAGCGATCATCGAGAAGCCCGCGCCCAAGCAGGAACTCTTCGCGAAGTTGGAATCGCTCGCCCCCGACGCCATCGTGACCTCGAATACCTCGGGGATCCCGATGGCGATCTTGCTCGAGGGTCGCAGCAAGCGCTTCCGCGAACGCTTCCTCGGCACGCACTACTTCAATCCGCCGCGGTACATGCACCTCCTCGAGCTGATCCCCACGCCCGAGACGCATGACGAGGTGCTCAGCAGCATCCGCCACTTCCAAGAGCGCATCCTCGGCAAGGGCATCGTGCTCGCCAAGGACGTGCCCGGTTTCGTCGCCAACCGACTCGGCGTGCATGGCATGGTCGTCGCCGGCCGCTTGATGGTGAAGCACGAGCTCTCGATCCCCGCGGTCGACACGCTCACGGGCGCCCTCATCGGCCGTGCCAAGACCGCCACCTTCCGCACCGGCGATCTCTCCGGCCTCGATGTGCTCGTGCACGTCACCGCCGGGCTCTCGCAGACCACCGGCGAAGACCTCGCCCTCGTGCCCTTCGTGCATGAGCTGGTCAAGCAGGGCCGCCTCGGCGACAAGACCAGACAGGGCTTCTACAAGAAGGACAAGCAGGACATCCTCGCCCTCGACTGGAAGACACTCGAGTACCAGAACGTCGGCCGCTACACCACCGACGCCATCGACGCGATACTCAAGAAGCCGCTCACCGAGCGCCTCCGCGCCGCCCGCGACCTGCCGGGCAAGGACGGCGACTTCCTGCGCGAGCTGCTCGTCGAGCAGTGCCACTACGCCTGCACGCTCGCCCCGGAGCTGGCCTTCGACCTCGCCGCGATCGACCGCGCGATGGAGTGGGGCTACGGCTGGGAGCTCGGCCCCTTCAAGGCGATGGACGCCTTCGGTCTCGATTGGCTGCGCTCGGCGATCCAGCAGCAGGGCAAGTCCGTCCCCGACCTGCTCGCGCGCGCCGGCAACGCGTTCTATGCCGACGTCAACGGCAGCACGCTCGTCCCGTCGCTCGGCGAAAACAACCGCGTCGCCGTGCCGGCCATTCCCGGCCAGATCGCGCTTGGCCACCTGCGGCGCGCCGGCAAGGTCGTCCGCGAGAACGCCGAGGCGCGCGTCATCGATCTCGGCCACGACGTCGCCTGCCTCGAGTTCTGCGGCAAGATGAACACGCTGGGCGTCGGCGTCATGGACCTCGCCGAGTGGGCGCTGGACTACGGCGTCAAGAACGGACTCGCCGGCCTCGTCATCGGCAACGACGATCCGCGCACCTTCACCGCCGGCGCGAACCTCGCCGGCCCGCGGCAGCTCCTCGAGAAGGGCGACTGGAAGTCGCTGGAAATGCTCACCAAGCGCTTCCAGGACACCGTGATGTCCTTCCGCTTCGCGCCGATTCCCGTCGTCGCCGCACCGTTCGGCCTCACGCTGGGTGGCGGCTGCGAGATCTCGCTGCACTGCGATCGCATCCAGGCGCACGCCGAGCTGTACATGGGCTTGGTCGAAGTCGGCGTCGGGTTGATCCCCGGTGGCGGCGGCACCAAGGAGCTCGCCTTCCGCTTCACCAACGCGCTCGCCCCCTACGAGGAAGCCGACGCGTTCGAGGGTCTCAAGCGCGCCTTCAAGCTCATCGCGCTCGCGCAGACCAGCACCAGCGCGCACGAGGCGCGCAGCATGGGCTTCCTGCGACCGATCGCCGATCGCATCACCATGAACCGCGACGTGCTGATCGCCGATGCCAAGGCCCGCGTGCTCGACTTGGCGCCGGACTACGTGGCGCCGACCATGCGCAAGATGACGTCGATGGGTCGCGCCGCCGTCGCCAACCTCGACTACGCGCTCTGGTCGTTCAAGGAAGCAGGCCAGGCCAGCGACCACGACCTCCGCATCGGCCACGAGGTCGCGGTGATCCTCGCCGGTGGCGACGGACCGCCGCGCGAGGTCACCGAGCAGGACCTGCTCGACCTCGAGCGCGACGCCTTCCTCCGCCTCCTCGGCACCAAGGAGACGCAGGCCCGCATCGCGCACACCCTCACCACCGGCAAGCCGCTGCGCAACTGA